In one Trichosurus vulpecula isolate mTriVul1 chromosome 8, mTriVul1.pri, whole genome shotgun sequence genomic region, the following are encoded:
- the LOC118828759 gene encoding olfactory receptor 4F3/4F16/4F29-like, with the protein MSRTNHTVVSEFVFLGLSNSWYIQLFLFVLSSIFYVASMLGNSLIVLTVISDPHLHSPMYFLLANLSFIDLGVSSATTPKMICDLFKKSKVISFSGCITQMFFIHLIGGVEMVLLIVMAFDRYVAICKPLHYLTIMSPRMCTVFLVAAWTIGFIHSVIQLAFVVNLPFCGPNELDSFYCDLPRFIKLACTNTYRLEFMVTANSGFISLGSFFILVISYIFILVTVQKHSSGGSSKALSTLSAHITVVVLFFGPLIFIYTWPHPTSRLDKFLAIFDAVITPFMNPVIYTFRNKEMKVAMRKLCSQIGSFRKIS; encoded by the coding sequence ATGAGCAGAACCAATCACACTGTGGTATCTGAGTTTGTGTTCCTGGGACTCTCCAATTCTTGGTATATCCAGCTTTTCCTCTTTGTTCTGTCCTCTATATTCTATGTGGCGAGCATGCTGGGAAACTCCCTCATTGTGCTCACAGTGATTTCTGACCCTCACTTACACTCCCCCATGTACTTCTTGCTGGCCAATCTTTCCTTCATTGACTTGGGAGTTTCCTCAGCGACTACCCCCAAGATGATATGTGACCTCTTCAAAAAGAGCAAAGTCATTTCATTCTCTGGCTGCATCACCCAGATGTTCTTTATTCACTTGATTGGTGGTGTTGAAATGGTGCTACTTATAGTCATGGCCTTTGACAGATATGTAGCTATATGTAAACCTCTCCATTATCTGACTATTATGAGTCCAAGAATGTGCACTGTGTTTCTGGTGGCTGCTTGGACTATTGGTTTCATCCACTCAGTGATTCAACTGGCTTTTGTTGTTAATCTGCCATTTTGCGGCCCTAATGAATTGGACAGCTTTTATTGTGACCTTCCTCGGTTCATCAAACTTGCCTGCACAAACACATATAGACTGGAATTCATGGTCACTGCCAACAGTGGCTTCATTTCATTGGGCTCTTTCTTCATCTTGGTGATCTCCTACATTTTCATCCTGGTCACTGTTCAGAAGCATTCTTCAGGTGGTTCTTCTAAGGCTCTCTCCACTCTGTCAGCTCATATCActgttgtggttttgttttttggtccttTGATCTTTATTTATACATGGCCACACCCCACATCACGCTTGGATAAATTTCTTGCCATTTTTGATGCAGTTATCACTCCTTTTATGAATCCAGTCATCTATACATTCAGGAACAAAGAGATGAAGGTGGCAATGAGGAAATTGTGTAGCCAGATTGGgagttttaggaaaatctcttaa